In the genome of Fervidobacterium gondwanense DSM 13020, one region contains:
- a CDS encoding sensor histidine kinase, with amino-acid sequence MEEKYKFKEKMDNTGKEIIVVEITTFVLYIIFLFATRLKDFITPLVFSLTLVNITYFLFRNFKRLNRAKSRVKYIFDLLNCLYSIFLGFSISEIVLKVIAFKSNKLDMNDIYTILITIFSVLVSNYVSGLQEKLQRAELERKIQQMNFELISSKFNPHFVFNTFNFLAETTRGNPERAEEMIIKISDYYREVLKFKDRWTVKEELEFISKYLEIQKELLSHIPIEYEIDYDLNTADYLIPTGITQPIVENAIKYGIKKNNGGIISINVMLEDGLCIEIKNSKSAFDEVCIKKFGTGLTIVSKLLEFVSGKLEFLTEENLTIFRLYIPTTS; translated from the coding sequence ATGGAAGAAAAATACAAATTCAAAGAGAAGATGGATAATACAGGTAAAGAGATAATCGTAGTTGAGATAACGACATTCGTGTTGTACATCATCTTCCTTTTTGCAACAAGGCTCAAGGATTTCATAACCCCTTTGGTTTTTTCATTAACTCTTGTAAACATAACATATTTTCTCTTCAGAAATTTCAAACGCCTAAACAGAGCAAAATCAAGAGTAAAATATATATTTGACCTTTTGAACTGCCTTTATTCTATATTCTTAGGTTTCAGTATTTCCGAAATTGTCTTGAAGGTTATAGCTTTTAAATCCAATAAATTGGATATGAACGATATATATACGATACTTATAACAATATTCTCTGTACTTGTATCAAACTATGTCTCTGGCCTACAAGAAAAGCTCCAGAGAGCTGAACTGGAAAGAAAAATCCAGCAGATGAATTTTGAACTTATAAGTTCTAAATTCAACCCACACTTTGTATTCAACACTTTCAACTTCTTAGCCGAAACAACACGCGGAAATCCAGAAAGGGCAGAAGAGATGATAATAAAGATTTCGGATTATTACAGAGAGGTTTTAAAATTCAAAGACAGATGGACAGTTAAAGAAGAGCTCGAGTTTATCTCAAAGTATCTGGAAATTCAGAAGGAACTCCTTTCACATATTCCGATAGAGTATGAAATAGATTATGATTTAAACACTGCAGATTATTTAATACCCACAGGCATCACTCAACCAATTGTAGAGAATGCAATTAAGTACGGCATAAAGAAAAATAACGGTGGAATAATATCAATAAACGTGATGTTAGAAGATGGACTTTGTATTGAGATTAAAAATTCAAAATCCGCTTTCGATGAGGTATGCATTAAGAAATTTGGCACGGGTTTAACAATAGTTTCAAAGTTGCTGGAATTTGTTAGTGGGAAGCTGGAATTCTTGACAGAAGAAAATTTGACCATTTTCCGTCTATACATTCCAACAACTTCTTAA